A stretch of Pristis pectinata isolate sPriPec2 chromosome 26, sPriPec2.1.pri, whole genome shotgun sequence DNA encodes these proteins:
- the LOC127583227 gene encoding uncharacterized protein LOC127583227 has translation MLDGFVMMLQLSLMLLLMVKLFLMLADVSGEDLVIADASVDGCVSDEDVVIEDTSVVRWLSDDDSVVDDTIDDVEYVSVEDSIRSVEVAVVVTEVCAVKCVSDGNVVSVETCVDFGCAEVKGSRVVVSVEESVVDDSSVVGRDSDEDSVVDVICVDSEKIAAELSVTKGDVVAVTWVSEGDTVSEDICVVLGWVCVDCIVLDDSCVVGCVSEEDVVVVDTSDIGWVCDEDSVVTDVSVVGCACDEDSVIIDTSVVGWLSDDD, from the exons ATGTTGGATGGGTTTGTGATGATGCTTCAGTTGTCACTAATGCTTCTGTTGATGGTGAAGTTGTTTCTGATGTTAGCTGA TGTTTCTGGAGAGGACCTGGTGATTGCAGATGCTTCTGTTGATGGATGTGTTTCTGACGAGGACGTGGTAATCGAAGATACTTCTGTTGTCAGATGGCTTTCTGATGATGATTCTGTTGTCGATGACACTATCGATGATGTGGAGTATGTTTCTGTTGAGGACTCGATTCGCAGTGTTGAAGTGGCTGTTGTTGTCACTGAGGTTTGTGCTGTTAAATGTGTTTCTGATGGCAATGTAGTTTCTGTGGAGACTTGTGTGGACTTTGGATGTGCTGAG GTGAAAGGTTCCCGGGTAGTTGTTTCAGTTGAGGAATCGGTGGTTGATGATTCTTCTGTTGTTGGACGTGATTCAGACGAAGATTCGGTGGTAGATGTGATTTGCGTTGATTCAGAGAAGATTGCCGCTGAGCTCTCAGTTACCAAAGGAGATGTTGTTGCTGTTACATGGGTTTCTGAAGGGGACACAGTTTCTGAGGATATTTGTGTTGTGCTTGGATGGGTTTGTGTTGACTGCATTGTTCTTGATGATTCATGTGTTGTCGGATGTGTTTCTGAAGAGGACGTTGTGGTCGTAGATACCTCCGATATTGGATGGGTTTGTGATGAAGATTCAGTTGTCACTGATGTTTCTGTTGTTGGATGTGCTTGTGATGAGGACTCGGTAATCATAGATACTTCTGTTGTCGGATGGCTTTCTGACGATGACTGA